A window of Mangifera indica cultivar Alphonso chromosome 13, CATAS_Mindica_2.1, whole genome shotgun sequence contains these coding sequences:
- the LOC123195184 gene encoding receptor-like serine/threonine-protein kinase SD1-7, with protein MVSKIIIIVCFSIFISSQLRLSMAQTNWIRAGFSWCLSDYGQPISEIDFSLFTHIICGDVYVNSISYKLNLSLAEGEHLSTFTRTIKQNNPSVIPLLSIIDYGTAFSPMVSNSSNRKTFIDSSMKIARRHGFEGLDFHWQFPRTSLDMFYMGLLFKEWKAAINLEATNSSQSQLILTANIYHSPKLYGTSFPIEAIQQHLNWVHLYVDFMYNDIRWASQTTAFACLYDPTNLDNSDTGIREWIDAGLSSDKMVFTLPFYGFQWTLQNPTDNGFGAPAKRFVAFNSENGVPRYIQIKKYIEQYGPEVPVKYNSTYAVNYWTKGTTWYSFNDVEAIRAKVSYAKENKLLGYIVWAVTDDYNWVLSKTAAEMDINDSSVQQGNKKGQNKRTLLVILLSTTAALALLISAIFYCWKNLKFIKGMVNSTKESHDRANKVALAGDFNTNIPNLTEYTLAEIEAATNGFSIENKLGEGGYGSVYKGILPDGQVIALKKLSKTSTQGFEEFENEVTLTAKLQHVNLLQVLGFCLDTKEQIIIYPYMQNKSLDTYIFDPVRRLILDWKKRVDIIEGVTQGLLYLQEYSRLTIIHRDLKVSNVLLDRDMKPKISDFGLAKMFAKDDFDEANTSRIVGTIGYVPPEYINKGTYSTKLDVYSFGILLLQIISGKKISLLYGLNENLSLPNYAYELWSNGKGMEFIDESLDDTNLSCKTIRCLQIALLCVQEDPDDRPSMLEVFVMFKSENKNIMISKMPAFSKANEQYKSTM; from the exons ATGGTCTCCAAGATTATCATCATTGTTTGTTTCTCTATTTTCATCTCTTCACAATTGCGCCTTTCAATGGCGCAAACTAATTGGATCAGGGCTGGTTTTTCCTGGTGTTTATCAGACTATGGACAGCCCATTTCGGAGATTGATTTCTCTCTTTTCACTCACATTATTTGTGGTGATGTTTATGTGAATTCTATCTCCTACAAACTCAATTTATCACTTGCTGAAGGAGAACATCTCTCTACCTTCACACGTACCATTAAACAAAATAACCCATCAGTCATTCCACTGCTATCTATTATTGATTACGGCACAGCCTTTTCTCCAATGGTAAGCAATTCTTCTAACAGAAAAACCTTCATCGATTCCTCAATGAAAATTGCCAGACGTCATGGTTTTGAAGGCCTAGACTTCCATTGGCAATTTCCACGCACAAGCTTGGATATGTTCTATATGGGTCTTCTCTTTAAAGAGTGGAAAGCTGCTATTAATTTAGAGGCAACCAACTCTAGCCAGTCCCAACTAATCTTGACCGCGAACATTTATCATTCACCAAAGCTTTATGGAACAAGTTTCCCTATAGAGGCGATACAGCAACATTTAAATTGGGTTCATCTTTATGTAGATTTCATGTACAATGACATTAGGTGGGCCTCCCAGACGACCGCTTTTGCATGTCTGTATGACCCAACTAACTTGGATAATTCGGATACCGGCATAAGAGAATGGATTGATGCAGGATTATCATCTGATAAAATGGTTTTCACTTTACCTTTTTATGGATTTCAATGGACGCTGCAGAATCCTACGGACAATGGTTTTGGTGCACCAGCAAAAAGATTTGTTGCATTTAATTCAGAAAATGGGGTTCCAAGATATATCCAAATCAAGAAGTACATTGAGCAATATGGTCCTGAAGTTCCCGTTAAGTACAACTCAACTTATGCGGTCAATTACTGGACAAAAGGAACAACTTGGTACAGCTTTAATGACGTTGAGGCCATAAGAGCTAAGGTTTCTTATGCCAAGGAAAACAAGCTACTTGGCTACATCGTGTGGGCTGTCACCGACGATTATAATTGGGTGCTTTCCAAAACTGCAG CTGAAATGGACATAAATGATTCTTCAGTTCAGCAGGGTAATAAAAAGGGACAAAATAAAAGGACTTTACTTGTAATCCTTTTGTCTACAACAGCTGCTTTAGCTCTTCTAATATCTGCGATATTTTACTGCTGgaaaaatctcaaattcatCAAAG GAATGGTGAACTCTACTAAAGAGTCCCATGACAGAGCAAATAAAGTAGCATTGGCTGGTGATTTTAATACCAACATTCCTAATCTGACAGAATACACATTGGCTGAGATAGAGGCAGCAACCAATggattttcaattgaaaataagcTCGGAGAGGGTGGATATGGCTCTGTTTACAAG GGGATACTGCCAGATGGACAGGTAATAGCATTGAAGAAACTCTCAAAAACATCCACACAAGGATTTGAAGAATTCGAGAATGAGGTTACACTTACTGCCAAGCTCCAACATGTAAATCTTCTCCAAGTTCTGGGTTTTTGTTTAGATACAAAAGAACAGATAATAATCTACCCATACATGCAAAACAAGAGCTTGGACACTTACATTTTCG ATCCTGTTAGACGGTTAATTTTGGACTGGAAAAAACGTGTGGATATTATTGAAGGAGTAACTCAAGGGCTTTTGTATCTTCAAGAATATTCAAGATTAACAATTATTCATCGAGATCTAAAAGTTAGTAATGTTCTATTAGACAGAGATATGAAACCCAAGATATCTGATTTTGGCTTAGCTAAAATGTTTGCAAAAGATGATTTTGACGAAGCAAACACAAGTCGAATTGTTGGAACAAT TGGTTATGTTCCTCCTGAATACATCAACAAAGGCACATATTCAACTAAATtggatgtttatagttttgggaTTCTACTATTGCAAATCATCAGTGGCAAAAAGATTTCCCTTTTGTATGGCCTGAATGAAAATCTGAGTCTTCCTAACTAt GCATATGAGCTATGGAGTAATGGTAAAGGTATGGAGTTTATAGATGAATCATTGGACGACACAAATTTGTCTTGTAAAACAATAAGATGCTTGCAAATAGCTCTATTATGCGTCCAAGAAGATCCAGATGATCGACCATCAATGTTAGAAGTTTTCGTGATGttcaaaagtgaaaataaaaacatcatGATTTCGAAAATGCCTGCTTTTTCGAAAGCAAATGAACAATATAAATCTACAATGTAA